From Corvus moneduloides isolate bCorMon1 chromosome 2, bCorMon1.pri, whole genome shotgun sequence, one genomic window encodes:
- the INPPL1 gene encoding LOW QUALITY PROTEIN: phosphatidylinositol 3,4,5-trisphosphate 5-phosphatase 2 (The sequence of the model RefSeq protein was modified relative to this genomic sequence to represent the inferred CDS: substituted 1 base at 1 genomic stop codon) has protein sequence MAGAGGAGGAGGAAPVPVPPWYHRDLSRAAAEEQLARAGRDGSFLVRDSESVAGAYALCLLFQKHVHTYRILPDEEDFLAVQTSQGVQVRRFKTLSELIALYLQPNQGLVCTLLFPVEREKEKETAEDRDYSDGEDDKPPLPPRSGSTSFSGSSAGLSPTGLGPSVPEGPVERXGSVCLLPVPSLSPAPPCWLLPPECFVCSTNGLSSISHEYLKGSYTLDLEAVKGGANSLPHLNKTLVTSCKRLHSEVDKVLAGLEILSKVFDQQSSPMVSKILQQTAGQSGEQELESLVLKLSVLKDFLSSIEKKALKALQEMSSATPATNPQPLSRKAKSIPVQTFEVKLDITLGDLTKIGKSQKYTLSVDVEGGKLVVLKKQKDSQEDWNTFTHDKIRQLIKSQRVQNKLGIVFEKEKDKTQRKDFVFVSARKREAFCQLLQLMKNKHSHQDEPDMISVFIGTWNMGSVPPPKNITSWITSKGLGKTLDEVTMAIPHDIYVFGTQENSLGDKEWVDFLRTVLKDFTEVEYRPVAMQSLWNIKVVVLVKPEHENRISHVSTSSVKTGIANTLGNKGAVGVSFMFNGTSFGFVNCHLTSGNEKTARRNQNYLDILRLLSLGDKQLSSFDISLRFTHLFWFGDLNYRLDMDIQEILNYISRKELEPLLKVDQLNLEKEKHKVFLRFGEEEITFPPTYRYERGSRDTYVWHKQKPTGVRTNVPSWCDRILWKSYPETHVNCNAYGCTDDIVTSDHSPVFGSFEVGVTSQFVSKKGLSKSSEQAYIEFESIEAIVKTSSRTKFFIEFYSTCLEEFKKSFENDSQSSDNINFLKVQWSSRQLPTLKPILSEIEYLQDQHLLLTVKSLDGYESYGECVIALKSMIGSTAQQFLTYLSHRGEETGNIRGSMKVRVPTERLGTRERLYEWISVDKDETTASKGKVPPGARATQDYAKSAGRKPTSAEPPTTTLAKLPEEPEKSSTAAAPRPPAAHRGPPRDEATPSRSKAEAVPELSGGPLKNSFNNPAYYVLEGVPHQLLVPGDPGKPPKAKVQLAVPERCRCPSASRGGESDEEEDLGTLNLPPPDFPPPPLPRELELPPNTFFGIPKELPVSTGCEDPKSHPPAFGEAPLPKLHPRPPPAARAGFGMEGAGGTPVTGGLPAVGGLPTPGGLPGGLLDDRSCSVLQMAKTLSEVDYGGGKGRVVPPPPLLAKGGLPPRCLHPDYGRPLAFPPHSIQESIQEDLAEEALGRGVGAVPGVGEWLRALGLERYEEGLVRNGWDDLEFLSDITEEDLEEAGVLEPGHKRVLLESLQLRK, from the exons gTTCCAGAAACACGTCCACACCTACCGCATCCTGCCGGACGAGGAGGATTTCCTGGCTGTGCAG ACGTCACAGGGGGTGCAGGTCCGGCGCTTCAAGACGCTCAGCGAGCTGATTGCCCTGTACCTGCAGCCCAACCAGGGGCTGGTCTGcaccctgctcttccctgtcgagagggagaaagagaaggagaccGCGGAGGACAGGGACTACTCCG ATGGAGAGGATGATAAGCCGCCGTTGCCACCGCGCTCCGGCTCCACCAGTTTCTCTGGCAGCTCGgcggggctcagccccactggCCTGGGACCATCTGTGCCGGAGGGGCCAGTGGAGAGGTGAGGGTCTGTCTGtctcctgcctgtgccctctctgtcccctgctcctccctgctggctcTTACCCCCTGAGTGCTTTGTCTGTAGCACCAATGGGCTCAGCAGCATCTCCCACGAGTACCTGAAGGGCAGCTACACCCTGGACCTGGAGGCGGTGAAGGGAGGGGCTAACAGCCTCCCCCACCTCAACAAAACCCTCGTCACCTCCTGCAAACGGCTGCACAG TGAGGTGGACAAGGTGTTGGCAGGGCTGGAGATCCTCTCCAAGGTGTTTGACCAGCAGAGCTCCCCCATGGTCTCCAAGAtcctgcagcag acagcagggcagagcggagagcaggagctggagagccTGGTGCTGAAACTCTCTGTGCTGAAAGATTTCCTGTCCTCCATCGAGAAGAAG GCACTGAAAGCCCTGCAGGAGATGAGCTCGGCCACCCCCGCCACCAacccccagcccctgtcccgCAAGGCCAAGAGCATCCCAGTGCAGACATTTGAG GTGAAGCTGGATATCACCCTGGGAGACCTGACCAAGATTGGGAAGTCACAGAAGTACACGCTGAGCGTGGATGTGGAGGGGGGGAAGCTAGTGGTGCTGAAGAAGCAGAAGGACTCCCAGGAGGACTGGAACACCTTCACCCATGACAAGA TCCGGCAGCTGATCAAGTCGCAGCGGGTGCAGAACAAACTGGGCATCGtttttgagaaggaaaaggataaaACGCAACGGAAAGACTTCGTTTTTGTCAGTGCCCGG AAGCGCGAGGCCTTttgccagctcctgcagctgatgAAGAACAAGCATTCTCACCAGGATGAGCCTGACATGATCTCTGTCTTCATTGGCACCTGGAACATGG GCAGCGTTCCCCCCCCGAAGAACATCACTTCGTGGATCACCTCCAAGGGGTTGGGCAAGACCCTGGATGAGGTGACAATGGCCATACCGCATGACATCTACGTCTTCGGCACCCAGGAGAATTCCCTGGGGGACAAGGAGTGGGTGGACTTTCTGCGCACTGTCCTCAAGGACTTCACAGAGGTTGAATACCGCCCG GTGGCCATGCAGTCCCTGTGGAACATCaaggtggtggtgctggtgaaGCCAGAGCATGAGAACCGCATCAGCCACGTCAGCACCTCCAGCGTCAAGACAGGGATCGCCAACACCTTGG GGAACAAAGGCGCTGTGGGTGTCTCCTTCATGTTCAATGGCACCTCCTTTGGCTTTGTCAACTGCCACCTGACCTCCGGCAATGAGAAGACTGCACG GAGGAACCAGAACTACCTGGACATCCTGCGCCTGCTCTCACTGGGGGATAAGCAGCTGAGCTCCTTTGACATCTCCCTTCGCTTCACCCACCTCTTCTGGTTCGGGGACCTCAATTACCGCCTAGACATGGACATCCAG GAGATCCTCAACTACATCAGCCGCAAGGAGCTGGAGCCGCTGCTGAAGGTGGACCAGCTCAacctggagaaggagaagcacAAAGTGTTCCTGCGCTTCG gtgaGGAGGAGATCACCTTCCCCCCAACATACCGCTATGAGCGAGGCTCCCGGGACACCTATGTCTGGCACAAGCAGAAGCCCACGGGG gTGCGTACCAACGTGCCATCCTGGTGCGACCGCATCCTCTGGAAGTCTTACCCTGAGACTCACGTCAACTGCAATGCTTACG GGTGCACAGATGACATTGTCACCAGTGACCACTCGCCCGTCTTCGGCTCCTTTGAAGTGGGAGTGACATCCCAGTTCGTTTCCAAGAAAG GGCTTTCCAAGTCCTCAGAGCAGGCATACATCGAGTTTGAGAGCATAGAGGCCATTGTGAAGACATCCAGTCGTACCAAGTTTTTCATCGAGTTCTATTCTACTTGCCTGGAAG AGTTCAAGAAGAGCTTCGAGAACGACAGCCAGAGCAGTGACAACATCAACTTCCTCAAGGTGCAGTGGTCTTCCCGGCAGCTGCCCACg CTGAAGCCCATCCTCTCCGAGATTGAGTACCTGCAGgaccagcacctcctgctcacTGTCAAATCCCTTGACGGTTACGAGTCCTACG GGGAGTGTGTCATTGCCCTGAAGTCGATGATTGGCAGCACAGCGCAGCAGTTCCTCACCTACCTGTCCCACCGCGGTGAGGAGACAGGCAACATCCGTGGCTCCATGAAGGTCCGGGTACCCACGGAGCGCCTGGGCACCCGCGAGAGGCTCTATG AGTGGATCAGCGTCGATAAGGATGAGACGACAGCCAGCAAAGGGAAGGTGCCGCCAGGTGCCAGGGCCACCCAGGACTATGCCAA GTCTGCAGGGCGGAAGCCCACCAGTGCTGAGCCCCCCACCACCACTCTGGCAAAGCTCCCAGAGGAGCCTGagaagagcagcactgcagcagcaccgCGGCCCCCTGCCGCACACCGCGGCCCCCCCAGGGATGAGGCTACCCCAAGCCG GTCCAAGGCggaggcagtgccagagctgtcAGGGGGTCCCCTGAAGAACAGCTTCAACAACCCAGCATACTACGTGCTGGAGGGCGTCCCCCaccagctgctggtgccaggGGACCCTGGCAAGCCCCCCAAGGCCAAGGTGCAGCTGGCAGTGCCGGAGCGCTGCCGGTGCCCCTCGGCAAGCCGGGGTGGTGAGAGTGATGAGGAAGAGGACCTTGGCACCCTCAACCTGCCGCCGCCGGATTTTCCCCCGCCGCCACTGCCGCGGGAGCTGGAGCTCCCCCCAAACACCTTCTTTGGCATCCCCAAGGAGCTGCCAGTGTCCACTGGGTGTgaggaccccaaatcccaccctccTGCCTTTGGAGAGGCTCCCCTACCCAAGCTGCACCCCCGGCCACCCCCAGCCGccagggctggatttgggatggagggggcTGGTGGGACGCCTGTTACCGGGGGGCTGCCTGCAGTTGGGGGCCTGCCCACTCCCGGGGGGCTGCCAGGAGGGCTGCTGGATGACCGTTCCTGCTCCGTGCTGCAGATGGCCAAGACGCTGAGTGAGGTGGACTAcgggggtgggaaggggagagtGGTCCCCCCACcgccactgctggccaaggggGGGCTGCCTCCCCGTTGCCTGCACCCCGACTATGGCCGCCCCCttgccttccctccccactccaTCCAGGAGAGCATCCAGGAGGACCTTGCTGAGGAG GCGCTGGGCCGTGGTGTGGGCGCCGTGCCCGGTGTGGGCGAGTGGCTGCGGGCGCTGGGGCTGGAGCGGTACGAGGAGGGGCTGGTGCGCAATGGCTGGGATGACCTGGAGTTCCTCAG TGATATCACAGAGGAGGACCTGGAGGAGGCTGGAGTGCTGGAGCCTGGCCACAAGCGCGTCCTTCTGGAGAGCCTCCAGCTCCGCAAGTAG